A single Primulina huaijiensis isolate GDHJ02 unplaced genomic scaffold, ASM1229523v2 scaffold5913, whole genome shotgun sequence DNA region contains:
- the LOC140970429 gene encoding F-box protein At3g07870-like — MNSLPSEITLCILSRLPIRAIVSCKRVCKRWLEILSAPEFAKCHLSLSNPGLVIYQFEEDEYLCKIFEFEDVLELHNHDLHYNLVKKFDPRSFTTSPDSRIFIGGSVNGFLFLCDLSTQHSLYICNPITREYITLPQPKFIDEEDVYNWDFGFGLSSVSGQYKVVWNNYQDVMWPCSNFPMKSGECLVYTIGTGSWRSVTPFGSFQSLYGSKGVFLNGNLHWLVQDSNCEHFVSCFDLETEIFKPFSSLPSYPNHFPDSRSLSVLQDCLCLCQNISWDMIVIWTMKEYQVEESWSQQYVIPIMFQTTSEIMYPIKVFKDGDILILWENFELFFYCNKSKSTRKVDAFEMVHYTGWTEAMLHTSSFVSLRSFCGENVGTF; from the coding sequence ATGAATAGTCTTCCATCAGAAATCACCTTATGTATTCTGTCCAGACTTCCGATTCGAGCCATTGTAAGCTGCAAACGCGTCTGCAAGCGATGGCTTGAAATCCTCTCTGCTCCCGAGTTTGCCAAATGCCATCTTTCTTTGTCGAATCCCGGCCTAGTTATCTATCAATTTGAAGAGGATGAATATTTATGCAAAATATTCGAATTCGAGGATGTTTTGGAGCTTCACAACCACGACCTTCACTATAATCTGGTCAAGAAATTCGATCCCAGATCGTTCACTACCTCACCTGATTCAAGAATATTCATCGGAGGTTCCGTTAATGGTTTTCTTTTCTTGTGCGACCTTAGTACCCAGCACTCTCTTTACATATGTAATCCAATCACACGTGAGTATATCACTCTTCCCCAGCCTAAATTCATAGATGAAGAAGATGTTTACAACTGGGATTTTGGATTCGGGTTAAGCTCAGTAAGTGGGCAGTACAAGGTTGTTTGGAATAATTACCAAGATGTTATGTGGCCCTGTTCCAATTTTCCGATGAAGTCTGGTGAGTGCCTGGTTTACACCATAGGAACAGGGTCGTGGAGAAGCGTCACGCCATTCGGTTCATTTCAAAGTCTTTACGGTTCCAAGGGAGTTTTCCTGAATGGAAATCTTCATTGGCTGGTACAAGATTCCAATTGCGAGcattttgtttcttgttttgatctggaaaccgaaattttcaaaCCCTTTTCATCACTTCCTTCGTATCCAAATCATTTCCCGGATTCGAGAAGCCTGTCCGTTCTACAGGACTGCTTATGTTTATGTCAGAATATTTCGTGGGATATGATAGTTATATGGACGATGAAAGAATACCAAGTTGAAGAATCTTGGTCGCAGCAATATGTGATCCCTATAATGTTTCAGACAACGTCTGAAATCATGTATCCTATTAAAGTTTTTAAAGATGGTGACATATTGATATTGTGGGAAAATTTCGAGCTGTTTTTTTACTGCAACAAGTCTAAATCCACTCGAAAAGTTGATGCGTTTGAAATGGTTCATTACACTGGTTGGACAGAGGCGATGCTTCATACCTCAAGTTTTGTTTCTCTCAGGAGTTTTTGTGGGGAGAATGTCGGGACCTTTTGA